The sequence below is a genomic window from Methanosarcinales archaeon Met12.
TTCCGCTGCGAGATGTAAATGTCACCTATGCAGTTAGCCCCCCGTTCCAGTATGTGAACGTTCGTTTTGAGGGAGACGAGCTGGTCTATCATACAGTAGAGCCTTTACTGAGCGATGATGAATTGAAGTGTCTGAAGGTCATCGAAAACGCATTTGAAAAGATGATTCACTCAAAACTGGTGATAGTTGGGCATAAGGGCCGTGAAGAATACATAAGAGACAGATTTTCGATGATTGTCGATATATATGCGCTTAATTTAGACCATTTTCAGAAGGAAAAACTGTTCTACCACCTCCTGAAGACGTACATCGGATTTGGCAGGGTAGATATCCCGATGAAGGACCCCTACCTCGAGGAGATTCACTGCAACGGACCGGGCACCAATATATATGTCTACCACAGGATATATGGCTCGATACGAACCAATATTGTGTTTGGGGAGGTGGAGCTGAGCAATTTCGTGATGAGGATTGCTCAGACCGCCGGCAGGCACATCTCGGTGCTTCAGCCGATACGGGATGCGACGTTACCGGATGGAAGCCGTGTTAACATCACCCTCGGGCAAGAGGTTACAAGAAAGGGGTCTACCTTCACAGTCAGGCGTTTCAGGACAAACCCGGTCTCTCCGATCGACCTTATCCAATACGGAACCTTTGATTCAAGACAACTTGCATATCTCTGGATTGTCCTTGAATACAAACGGTCGGTGCTGGCGGCTGGCGGGACCGCGTCCGGAAAAACCACAACCCTCAACGCCCTCTGCGCCTTCATACGCCCGGAATACAAAATCGTGTCAATCGAGGATACGGCAGAGTTGAACCTGATGCATCCGAACTGGACGCAATCGGTCACAAGAACGGGGTTCGGTGGAGGCGCGACCAAAGAGGGAGGCGGTACGGGCAGGGACAAATTGGCAGGCGACGTGGACCTCTATGACCTGCTCGTGGCTGCGCTCAGACAGCGTCCGGAGTATATTGTGGTCGGCGAGGTGCGGGGGTCAGAGGCTTTCACGCTCTTCCATGCAATTTCGGTGGGACACCCATGTCTCGGCACGATTCATGCGGGGTCGATGAAAGAACTTCTCTCGAGGGTCGAGTCGAAACCGATGGACGTTTCCAGAAATTTGTTTTCGAATGTGGACCTCGTAATCTTCAACTCGCTGATAAAGCAGGGAGAGCATTACATAAGAAGGAGTACACGTATCGTTGAGGTCATTGAGGTCGACCAGGACCGCGGAGACTTAATCACAAATCCTGTCTTCAAATGGGACCCGGTTTCTGATGCATTCATACACGGGGGAAGTTACACCCTATTTACAGGTATACGGGACGAGTTCGGGGTAAAAGAAGAGCAGCTTTTAAATGAATTGAATGACCGGGCAGAACTACTGGACAGGTTGGCTCAAAACAACATTACAGATTACGAGACCGTTGTAAACGCCATACGGAAGT
It includes:
- a CDS encoding type II/IV secretion system ATPase subunit — its product is MANFRLKPKRGPADRTEDDAVKPAKSADRLKSMLRKVSSLPIQDRIERHLMPHLKGAGRFELGGFCLDDIRKRIEQHLTPESKPIEALDFGVGEVSTPMPGVPLRDVNVTYAVSPPFQYVNVRFEGDELVYHTVEPLLSDDELKCLKVIENAFEKMIHSKLVIVGHKGREEYIRDRFSMIVDIYALNLDHFQKEKLFYHLLKTYIGFGRVDIPMKDPYLEEIHCNGPGTNIYVYHRIYGSIRTNIVFGEVELSNFVMRIAQTAGRHISVLQPIRDATLPDGSRVNITLGQEVTRKGSTFTVRRFRTNPVSPIDLIQYGTFDSRQLAYLWIVLEYKRSVLAAGGTASGKTTTLNALCAFIRPEYKIVSIEDTAELNLMHPNWTQSVTRTGFGGGATKEGGGTGRDKLAGDVDLYDLLVAALRQRPEYIVVGEVRGSEAFTLFHAISVGHPCLGTIHAGSMKELLSRVESKPMDVSRNLFSNVDLVIFNSLIKQGEHYIRRSTRIVEVIEVDQDRGDLITNPVFKWDPVSDAFIHGGSYTLFTGIRDEFGVKEEQLLNELNDRAELLDRLAQNNITDYETVVNAIRKYSRDRDAMMEGVG